The window GGATGCCGGCGATGCCCCCGACTGCGAAGAGCGCCACGATGACGGCGAGCAGGACGATGCCGACGACCCACGTGGCGGGGATCAGCGTGAGGACGATCGTCGCGGCGAGGAGCACCGTCGTGACGGCGGCGCCGAAGCGTGGGGAGCGCGGGTCGATGCCGCGGGCGGTGTCGGGGGTGCTGGTCATCGGGACTCCTGTGGGCCGGTGAGGACGGTGTCGAGGGCTGCGGCGAGTTCCGGTGGGCGGGGTGGCCCTCCGAAGCGGGTGCGGACGGCGTGGGAACCGTCGACGAGCAGGACCGTGGGTGTCTGCAGGACGTTGAAGCGGGTGGCGAGGTGCGGGTGCTCGGTCAGGTCGATCTCGAGCCGAGTCACGCCGGCGTACTGCGCTGCGAGGCTGTCGAGCTGGCGGGCCGTCGCGGGGCAGCGCGCGCAGGTCGGCGTGGAGAACTGGACGAGGGTGGCGCGGGTGCCGAAGGCGGTCGACGGCGCGATGTCGGCGACGCTGCTGTCGGTACTGGCTTCCGTGTTCCGCGCGCGGCCAGTGCTTGCGCGCAGGAGCAGGCCGATCACGGTGGCGAGTGCGAGGACTCCCACCAGGACGGCGACGGCCACGATGACGGTCATGCCGTGACGGTACGTCGTTCCGGTGCGACGCAGGCGAACGTGACCCAACGTGACGGTCTCGGAGGAGCGCGGCGGGGTCGGCGGGGCTCGCGTTCAGAGCTCCGCTCGCCGGTCTCCGTCCCCGTGAACAGGCATACTGTTCAAGGGCCCGGCCCGGCCCCCGGCGCCGCTCGACGAACGTCCGTACGCCCCTGACGACGACGGCCACGCGCCGCCCGTACCGTGCTCAGACGCGGCGGAGCAGCCGGGCAACCGTGCCTTGCAGCACGAGGAGCAAGGCCCAGAGCAGACCGATGTTCGGGAACACCACCGACAGGATCAGGGCGAGCGACAGCAGGCCGGCAGCGATGAGCCCTCGCGCCGAGTCGCCCAGCGGTGTGGCGAGCAACTCTGGGTTCCGTCGGAGCACGAGTTCGATGCCGGTGAGGGCCAAGCTCGTCACGACCATGCTGCCGAGGTAGAGGGCGTGCGCCACGCGGTCGTCGTTCTCGCCGCTGTTGAGCAGGTTCGCGGCGAAGGGCAGGAACACGATGCTGATGAGCCACACGAAGTTCAGCTGCATGACCCGGGCGTTGTAGGAGCGGACGTGCTCGAACACCTGGTGGTGGAGGATCCAGAACCTCGAGATCAACCAGAACGTGATGAGGAACTCGAGCAGGGCGGGCCAGTGCGCTCTGAGCAGGTCGCCTGCGCCCTTGCCGTCGCGCAGGTCACTGGCGATGTCGACCAGCGGCAGGATCAGGAGCGTGATCGCGATGGCGACGG of the Curtobacterium sp. TC1 genome contains:
- a CDS encoding thioredoxin family protein — translated: MTVIVAVAVLVGVLALATVIGLLLRASTGRARNTEASTDSSVADIAPSTAFGTRATLVQFSTPTCARCPATARQLDSLAAQYAGVTRLEIDLTEHPHLATRFNVLQTPTVLLVDGSHAVRTRFGGPPRPPELAAALDTVLTGPQESR
- a CDS encoding TMEM175 family protein is translated as MTEHARTDRGLDRLVNFSDATVAIAITLLILPLVDIASDLRDGKGAGDLLRAHWPALLEFLITFWLISRFWILHHQVFEHVRSYNARVMQLNFVWLISIVFLPFAANLLNSGENDDRVAHALYLGSMVVTSLALTGIELVLRRNPELLATPLGDSARGLIAAGLLSLALILSVVFPNIGLLWALLLVLQGTVARLLRRV